From one Deinococcus sp. NW-56 genomic stretch:
- a CDS encoding DNA repair protein, which produces MTRATKKKDVTEQPAAETRADVLTQFADLVATAGVTSEAPALSADGVGEDRLNAVLTEELRLAHDRWGLGLLHLRHAAELRRTEGGGLDIALLVDGAERARVSEGAQTIAATYAVMTAPGADGLSEWGVLPDGHRVTLRPGLGQIKVLVEDARDFETLWTQERGGLWTRTWRQGDTLAVEVHRPASPTTALADAAWDVITSVKDRNFQRELMERSNSVGMLGALLGARHRGASEALTLLPEAHFAVSSAVLRVQGAEGRSLDRWKALLREAAEQLDELQRAGTKRLAAVLSGGLR; this is translated from the coding sequence ATGACCCGAGCCACCAAGAAAAAGGACGTGACCGAGCAGCCTGCCGCCGAGACGAGGGCGGACGTGCTGACCCAATTTGCTGACCTCGTCGCCACGGCGGGCGTGACCAGCGAGGCTCCGGCCCTCTCCGCGGACGGGGTGGGCGAGGACCGCCTGAACGCGGTGCTGACCGAAGAATTGCGCCTCGCCCACGACCGCTGGGGCCTGGGGCTGCTGCACCTGCGCCACGCGGCCGAGCTGCGCCGCACCGAGGGGGGCGGGCTGGACATCGCCCTGCTGGTCGACGGAGCGGAACGCGCCCGCGTGAGCGAGGGAGCGCAGACCATTGCCGCGACCTACGCGGTGATGACGGCCCCCGGCGCCGACGGCCTGAGCGAGTGGGGGGTGCTGCCCGATGGGCACCGGGTAACGCTGCGCCCCGGCCTGGGCCAGATCAAGGTGCTGGTCGAGGATGCCCGCGACTTCGAGACCCTCTGGACCCAGGAGCGCGGCGGCCTGTGGACCCGCACCTGGCGGCAGGGCGACACGCTGGCGGTGGAAGTTCACCGCCCCGCCTCGCCCACCACGGCACTGGCCGACGCGGCCTGGGACGTGATCACGTCGGTCAAGGACCGGAACTTCCAGCGGGAGCTGATGGAACGCTCCAACAGCGTCGGGATGCTGGGAGCGTTGCTGGGCGCCCGGCACCGCGGAGCAAGCGAGGCGCTCACGCTGCTGCCCGAGGCGCACTTCGCGGTCAGCTCGGCCGTGCTGCGTGTGCAGGGCGCCGAGGGCCGCAGCCTCGACCGCTGGAAGGCCCTGCTGCGCGAGGCTGCCGAGCAACTCGATGAATTGCAACGCGCCGGGACGAAGCGGCTGGCGGCCGTGTTGAGCGGCGGACTGCGCTGA
- a CDS encoding diguanylate cyclase, with protein MAYTLNGRLATVLTALGRLPGDEVLARLPELLAGVGPDAAEVNPPGVGGVPLRCGEEVVGELGLPPHAPLGSWLLFAAGVGALLEVSAGRARAERLHRLTERLAGQGENPDLMRHILEGTMQEFGLRGAQGLRDRCGILHPEAHWRVGDPGALPDWSEAERAALRGGQPTIREDGLLLPLAGRWRPRLAMWFTAPPGRAWSPHDLGLLGAMAHAAGLEFERVQLTRHMASLLRLQENLLALGAEAAYRPLLEEALRIIPGAETGSLLVREGDVFRFRAAIVHDLTELRDVTFTLEDVRDRWYGLGQDAWAAGVPRVLVQPGQGVYGTGYTRGGVWVDDLLPSVYGIAANVGVPVLYRGEVYAFLNIDALHDPHAFGGDSVEVARTFALHAAALLRETAQRAQIEEVARTDVLTGLPNRRAFSESLERQVATARRQETALSLLVLDVSNFKTINDGLGHAAGDEALVQIGAAVAGALRAGDEVFRWGGDEFAVLLPRTAAPEAEVVAGRIHAALHTRRVGGLPLHVTVGVAGTLPGEPPDGDALLRRADAAMYRAKREEKRAVPSS; from the coding sequence TTGGCGTACACGCTGAACGGACGACTGGCGACCGTACTCACCGCGCTGGGTCGGCTGCCGGGCGACGAGGTGCTGGCCCGGCTGCCGGAGCTGCTGGCCGGGGTGGGGCCGGACGCCGCCGAGGTGAACCCGCCCGGTGTGGGCGGAGTCCCGCTGCGCTGCGGGGAGGAGGTGGTGGGCGAGCTGGGGCTGCCGCCGCACGCTCCGCTGGGGTCGTGGCTGCTGTTTGCTGCCGGGGTGGGGGCACTGCTGGAGGTGAGCGCCGGGCGGGCGCGGGCCGAGCGGTTGCACCGCCTCACCGAGCGGCTGGCCGGACAGGGCGAGAACCCCGACCTGATGCGCCACATCCTCGAAGGAACCATGCAGGAGTTCGGCCTGCGCGGCGCCCAGGGCCTGCGCGACCGCTGCGGCATCCTGCACCCCGAGGCCCACTGGCGGGTGGGTGACCCCGGTGCCCTCCCCGACTGGAGCGAGGCCGAGCGCGCGGCGCTGCGCGGAGGCCAGCCGACCATCCGTGAGGACGGCCTGCTGCTGCCCCTCGCCGGGCGGTGGCGGCCCCGGCTGGCGATGTGGTTCACGGCTCCCCCCGGCCGCGCGTGGTCCCCACATGACCTCGGCCTGCTGGGGGCGATGGCGCACGCGGCGGGCCTGGAGTTCGAACGCGTGCAGCTCACCCGCCATATGGCTTCCCTCCTGCGCCTGCAGGAAAACCTGCTGGCCCTGGGAGCCGAGGCCGCCTACCGTCCACTGCTGGAAGAAGCGCTGCGGATCATCCCCGGTGCCGAGACCGGCTCGCTGCTCGTGCGCGAGGGAGACGTCTTCCGGTTCCGGGCCGCCATCGTCCACGACCTGACCGAGCTGCGGGACGTGACCTTCACCCTGGAGGACGTGCGCGACCGCTGGTACGGCCTGGGTCAGGACGCCTGGGCGGCCGGGGTTCCGCGCGTGCTGGTGCAGCCGGGACAGGGCGTCTATGGAACGGGCTACACCCGCGGCGGCGTGTGGGTGGACGACCTGCTCCCCTCGGTGTACGGGATCGCGGCCAACGTGGGAGTGCCGGTGCTGTACCGGGGCGAGGTCTACGCCTTTCTCAACATCGACGCGCTGCACGACCCCCACGCCTTTGGCGGGGACTCAGTCGAGGTGGCCCGCACCTTCGCCCTGCACGCCGCTGCCCTGCTGCGCGAAACGGCCCAGCGTGCCCAGATCGAGGAGGTGGCCCGCACCGACGTCCTCACCGGGCTGCCCAACCGCCGCGCTTTTTCCGAGTCGCTTGAGCGGCAGGTCGCCACCGCCCGGCGGCAGGAGACGGCCCTGTCGCTGCTCGTGCTGGACGTGTCGAATTTCAAGACCATCAACGACGGCCTCGGCCACGCCGCCGGGGACGAGGCGCTCGTGCAGATCGGGGCGGCCGTCGCGGGAGCGCTGCGGGCCGGGGACGAGGTGTTCCGCTGGGGCGGCGACGAGTTCGCCGTGCTGCTGCCCCGCACCGCCGCCCCCGAGGCGGAGGTGGTCGCCGGGCGCATCCACGCGGCGCTGCACACCCGGCGGGTGGGGGGCCTGCCCCTGCATGTGACCGTCGGTGTGGCCGGCACCCTCCCTGGAGAGCCGCCCGACGGCGACGCCCTGCTGCGCCGCGCCGACGCCGCGATGTACCGCGCCAAGCGCGAGGAAAAGCGGGCGGTTCCCTCCTCCTGA
- a CDS encoding response regulator transcription factor, whose amino-acid sequence MSAPAPPIRVLLVEDHAFTRDGLRATLNLEPDLRVVAEARSGEEALEVLARVPADVAVLDIGLPGMDGVRTAAEIKRGWPEVRIVMLTAHDLRDEVFAALASGAEAYCLKRETPELLLLAVRAAAAGSAYLDPRIAHHVLGGVRAPGAAPSLTPRETEVLRLIADGHSNREIAARLSISVSTVKLHVQDVLVKLQAADRTQAAVKALRQGLL is encoded by the coding sequence ATGAGCGCTCCCGCCCCTCCCATCCGCGTGCTGCTGGTCGAGGACCACGCCTTTACCCGCGACGGGCTGCGGGCCACCCTGAACCTCGAACCCGACCTCCGGGTGGTCGCCGAGGCCCGCAGTGGGGAGGAGGCGCTGGAGGTGCTCGCCCGCGTGCCCGCAGACGTGGCAGTCCTTGACATCGGGCTGCCGGGCATGGACGGGGTGCGGACGGCGGCCGAGATCAAGCGCGGCTGGCCGGAGGTGCGGATCGTGATGCTCACCGCCCACGACCTGCGCGACGAGGTGTTCGCGGCGCTCGCCTCGGGCGCCGAAGCCTACTGCCTCAAGCGTGAGACGCCCGAGCTGCTCCTCCTGGCGGTGCGGGCGGCGGCGGCGGGCAGCGCGTACCTCGACCCCCGCATCGCGCACCACGTGCTGGGGGGGGTGCGGGCGCCCGGCGCGGCCCCTTCCCTGACCCCGCGCGAGACCGAGGTGCTGCGCCTGATCGCCGACGGCCACTCCAACCGCGAGATCGCCGCCCGGCTGAGCATCAGCGTGAGCACCGTCAAGCTGCATGTGCAGGACGTGCTGGTGAAGCTGCAGGCAGCGGACCGGACCCAGGCAGCGGTCAAGGCGCTGCGGCAGGGGCTGCTGTAG
- a CDS encoding HAMP domain-containing sensor histidine kinase, which yields MGWLSAALLVAITLADLLTPGGLVVGTLLTVPVALAALAGNRRLTSALTVLAVAANVGAGGLGALRDGGAGPQELGNRGVSVVAVLLVGALSLRAGEASARAARLAAEEERLAHERALRRMGDAVGGALGEADFVERAAAALRELAGAESVEIGRLARATLREPHGLSPEGAPSHLGRRLPLEVLARTGGEGGGADSPSLGHLRRRDGEDEALLVLVTRPAVPPERLREALAILEAPLERAALLDDLRVQGERLARWGEVLQDLVYAFSHDLRTPLLANSMNMRAALRGAYGPLPDDYRATLHNGLEANTELLALADQLLLLAKYESGEPGGERREVKLRDLTLGVIGQLAERAGARGVVFEPELEGVSVHGLAHDLRRAVQNLLENAVKFSPPGGTVRVTLRGRGDDAVLAVTDEGPGVPPAREATLFGRFRGGGAGGGTGLGLYLTRQIAGAHGGTVTYARTARAQSVFTLTLPRGEAG from the coding sequence GTGGGGTGGCTGAGCGCCGCGCTCCTCGTGGCGATCACGCTGGCCGACCTGCTCACGCCCGGCGGGCTGGTCGTGGGCACGCTGCTCACGGTGCCAGTGGCGCTCGCCGCGTTGGCGGGCAACCGCCGACTCACGTCGGCCCTCACCGTGCTGGCGGTGGCGGCGAACGTGGGGGCAGGGGGGCTGGGAGCGCTGCGGGACGGCGGCGCGGGGCCGCAGGAACTGGGCAACCGGGGGGTCAGCGTCGTGGCGGTACTCCTGGTGGGGGCGCTGTCGCTGCGGGCGGGCGAGGCGTCGGCGCGGGCGGCGCGGCTCGCGGCCGAGGAAGAGCGGCTCGCGCACGAGCGGGCGCTGCGGCGCATGGGCGACGCCGTGGGCGGGGCGCTGGGCGAGGCCGACTTCGTGGAGCGGGCGGCGGCGGCGCTGCGGGAGCTGGCAGGCGCGGAGTCGGTCGAGATCGGGCGGCTCGCGCGGGCCACCCTGCGGGAGCCGCATGGGCTGAGCCCGGAAGGGGCACCGTCGCACCTGGGCCGCCGCCTGCCGCTGGAGGTGCTGGCCCGGACGGGCGGGGAGGGGGGCGGGGCGGACTCCCCCTCCCTGGGGCACCTGCGCCGCCGGGACGGGGAGGACGAGGCCCTGCTGGTGCTGGTCACGCGCCCGGCGGTGCCCCCCGAGCGGCTGCGCGAGGCCCTGGCGATCCTGGAGGCGCCGCTGGAGCGGGCCGCCCTGCTCGACGACCTGCGGGTGCAGGGCGAGCGGCTGGCCCGGTGGGGGGAGGTGCTGCAAGACCTCGTGTACGCCTTCTCGCACGACCTGCGTACCCCGCTGCTGGCGAACTCCATGAACATGCGGGCGGCGCTGCGGGGGGCCTACGGTCCCCTCCCCGACGATTACCGCGCCACCCTGCACAACGGCCTGGAGGCGAACACCGAGCTGCTGGCGCTCGCCGATCAGCTCCTGCTGCTCGCCAAGTACGAGAGCGGCGAACCCGGTGGCGAGCGGCGCGAGGTCAAGCTGCGCGACCTGACCCTGGGGGTGATCGGGCAGCTCGCCGAGCGGGCGGGGGCGCGGGGGGTGGTGTTCGAGCCGGAGCTGGAAGGAGTGAGCGTTCACGGACTGGCGCACGACCTGCGGCGGGCCGTGCAGAATCTGCTGGAAAATGCGGTGAAGTTCAGCCCGCCGGGGGGCACCGTGCGGGTGACCCTGCGAGGACGCGGGGACGACGCCGTGCTGGCGGTCACCGACGAGGGACCGGGCGTGCCCCCCGCGCGGGAGGCGACCCTCTTCGGGCGCTTCCGGGGCGGGGGAGCGGGGGGCGGGACCGGGCTGGGGCTGTACCTCACCCGGCAGATCGCCGGGGCACACGGGGGCACGGTGACCTACGCCCGCACCGCCCGCGCCCAGAGCGTCTTTACCCTGACCCTGCCGCGTGGGGAGGCGGGGTAG
- a CDS encoding DUF4384 domain-containing protein, producing MKKVLTTSLALGAALTTTAFAQPRLSAQSIIVNPVQPDLAVSVRVDKDASGSANPVYRVGENIRISTTVNRDAYVYLFNVDASGEVSQILPNRFESGANFVKANTTKVFPAAGDAFTFTVDGPVGLNKVLALASLTPLNLDQVSSFKTQQDQFATVTARGQDQLAQALSIVVTPLPQTNWVTDTAFFTVAAQTPVQTGSLFVGTNVAGATVILNGQRLGSANTTFSNLRPGTYPVRVQAPGFQDFSTTVTVRAGVTTNLNVDFAAPVAVAPAQPGNIVLDLFRGLLGAIAGTQLQDPARSAYDQKVSELQREGYVLQNTRQTASGYVGTLQGRTGTVTLTVDRGANRTIVVQVSETTVYRY from the coding sequence ATGAAGAAAGTTCTGACGACCAGCCTGGCTCTCGGGGCCGCCCTGACGACCACCGCCTTCGCCCAGCCGCGCCTGAGCGCCCAGAGCATCATCGTGAACCCCGTTCAGCCGGACCTCGCGGTGAGCGTGCGCGTGGACAAGGACGCCAGCGGCAGCGCCAACCCGGTCTACCGCGTGGGCGAGAACATCCGCATCTCCACGACCGTCAACCGGGACGCCTACGTCTACCTCTTTAACGTGGACGCCAGCGGCGAGGTCAGCCAGATCCTCCCCAACCGCTTCGAGAGCGGCGCGAACTTCGTCAAGGCGAACACCACCAAGGTCTTCCCGGCGGCGGGCGACGCCTTTACCTTCACGGTGGACGGCCCGGTCGGCCTGAACAAGGTCCTCGCGCTCGCCAGCCTGACGCCCCTCAACCTCGATCAGGTCAGCTCCTTCAAGACCCAGCAGGACCAGTTCGCCACCGTGACCGCCCGTGGGCAAGACCAGCTCGCGCAGGCGCTGAGCATCGTCGTGACCCCGCTGCCCCAGACGAACTGGGTGACCGACACCGCCTTCTTCACCGTCGCGGCGCAGACCCCGGTGCAGACGGGCAGCTTGTTCGTGGGCACCAACGTGGCGGGCGCGACCGTGATCCTCAACGGCCAGCGGCTGGGCAGCGCCAACACCACCTTCAGCAACCTGCGCCCCGGCACCTACCCGGTGCGCGTGCAGGCCCCCGGCTTCCAGGATTTCTCGACCACCGTCACCGTCCGCGCGGGCGTGACCACCAACCTGAACGTGGACTTCGCCGCGCCCGTGGCCGTGGCCCCCGCGCAGCCCGGCAACATCGTCCTCGACCTCTTCCGGGGCCTGCTGGGCGCCATCGCGGGCACCCAGCTTCAGGACCCCGCCCGCAGCGCCTATGACCAGAAGGTCAGCGAACTTCAGCGTGAGGGGTATGTCCTCCAGAACACCCGGCAGACGGCCAGCGGCTACGTCGGCACCCTGCAGGGCCGCACCGGCACCGTCACCCTGACCGTCGACCGGGGCGCGAACCGCACCATCGTCGTGCAGGTGAGCGAGACCACCGTCTACCGCTACTGA